The bacterium genomic interval GCATCCCCGGCAGTGGCCGCGGCTCCCGCAGTAGAGACAAAAACACTGACAGCCACAAAGTCCATCCCCGTGTTCTCACCTTTTGACGGTGACGCGCCGGTCGTCGAGCTGAACGTGAAAAAGGGCGATATCATCGTGAAGGGTCAGACTCTGGGAGCCGTGGAAGCGATGAAAGCCAATCATCACTTCAAGTCTCCCGTGGCGGGAGTCGTGGACGAGGTGTTCGTCAGAATCGGAGATGAAGTAGGCGCAGGCAAGCCGATCCTCTCCATCCGCGAGGGATAGGCAGGTACTTTCTTATGGAACTTCTTGGCGCGACGGGATTCGCTCACCTGAATTTCGGCAACGCGGTGATGCTGCTGATCGGCGGCGTGCTGATCTTTCTGGCCATTACGAAAGGATTCGAGCCTTACTTGCTCATTCCCATCGGTTTTGGCGCGCTGATGGCCAATCTGCCGCTGGGTCACATGGCCGCCGGGATGGGAGTAGAGGAAGGCTTGCTTCAGTTCGTGTACAAGCACGGAGTGAAAACGGAGTTCCTGCCGCCGGTGATTTTTCTGGGAGTGGGCGTGCTGACGGATTTCCGTCCGCTGCTGTCGAGGCCTTACACGTTTCTACTTGGCGCGGCGGCGCAACTCGGAATCTTCGTGGCCGCCCTGATTGCTTTCTACTGGGCGGGTTTCACGATCCAGGAGTCGGCCAGCATCGGCATCATCGGCGGTGCCGATGGGCCGACCTCGATCTTTCTGACGGTTCAACTGGCGCCGCATCTTCTGGGAGCCGTTGCCGTGGCGGCCTACAGCTACATGTCGCTGGTTCCCATCATTCAGCCGCCGATCATGCGGCTGTTGACCACCCGCAGCGAACGGGCCATTGCCATGCCGTTGGCCCGGCCGGTATCGCGGACGTCGGTAATCCTGTTTCCGATCGTAACCGGCGTGATCGCCATTCTAGGTGTTCCCAGCAGCGCGCCGCTGATCGGAATGCTGATGTTCGGGAATCTCCTGCGCGAATGCGGAGTGACCGAGCGGCTGCGCAAGACGGGCGGAACCTCGCTGGTGGACATCGTGACGATCTTTCTCGGACTGGCGGTGGGAGCGACCATGGCCGCCGAGAATTTCCTGCGTCTCGAAACGATCAAAATTCTCGTGCTGGGAGCGGTGGCCTTTGCTTTCTCGACGGCGGGCGGCGTCTTGTTCGGGAAGTTAATGAACGTCTTCGTGCGGCCGGAAAAGCGAATCAATCCCTGCATCGGCGCGGCGGGAGTCTCGGCGGTGCCGATGTCGGCGCGAGTCGTGCAGAAATTCGTCTCGGACTCGACCGACGGTAAGGTTAATCCGCTGATGGCCGCGATGGGACCCAACGTGGCGGGCGTGGTCGGCTCGGCCGTGGCGGCGGGCGTGTTCCTGCAACTTCTCAAGTGAATTCCGGCGGTGACTCCTCAGGCAAACCATGCCCCCACCCTCCGGGCGGGAGGACGAACCGCCCGTGACGACTTTCCCGTTTCGTCGTTCCCCCCTTTGAACAAGGGGGGAATCGAAGGGGGGTTGGAAGAAACGGCGAATGATGAAACAATCTTCTCCCGGCGGTGACTCTCCAGAGTCACCCCGATATATAAGGAGTGAAAGGAGTTCTCTTATGAGATGGTTTCTTGTGTCCGTGCTTGCCCTGGCGCTGTTGCTGCTGGCGGGATGCTGGGCGGTTTCCATATTCCCGCTCTATACGGATAAGGACTTGATCTGGGACAAGCAGCTTGTCGGAAGCTGGAGTACGTCCGATGGCAGCAACAGCATCTGGTCGTTCGCGCCATCGGATACGAATAGCTACGTTCTCACGGTTCGCGAGGAGAACGAACGCGACGCGCAGTTCGAAGCCCATCTGCTCCGTCTGAAGGATCATCTGTTCCTCGATCTGCTGCCCGCCCAAGGGGACTTCGCAAGCGATTTCTACACCGGCCACCTGTTGCCCGCCCATTCATTCTGGAGGGTGGACCTGAAAGACGACACTCTCCGGCTGGGGATGCTAAGCATGGACTGGCTGGAGGAAGCCATTGACAAGGGAACCGTCAGCATCCCCCATCTCGAACGCAATGATGGTTATGTGTTGACGGCTCCCACCCAAGAACTGCAGGCCTTTGTCCTCTCCCACCTCGAGGAGGCATTCAAGTGGGAAGACCCCCTCGTGCGTATCCCGTAGCACATAGCACAAACTGGATATCTCGGCCGGAAGGTAGTTTTCCTTCCGGCTTTGTTTTTATGGAAGTTGGTGGGTTAGGAAAGTCCAACCGTGGGATTGTTCCACTACTGTTTGTGAAATACTTGTACAACTATGGAAAACATTATGTTGGAACAAGACCCGTTATATCGAGTTTAAAAGGATGTGTGCCGATTAGTCACGGATCGAAACTACAGTGGAGGTATCATGAGGTCTCTCAGCCAATTCTTTCTCATCGTCGCGGCCACCGCGTTTGTGATCAGCCCGGTGTCGGCTCGTTCGTTCCGGGTCGCCCAAATCCCCAACGGTAGTGTTCTGAACTGCTCGGCCTGCCACGTGAATGCGGGCGGTGGCGGCACTCGAAACGCATTCGGTCAATTGGTGGAGCGGAGTTTCTTGGTCGGCGACAACGTACAGTGGAGTCCGCTGCTGGCCGGCTTGGACGCCGACGGCGACGGTGTTTCCAACGGAGTTGAGCTACGGGATCGCTTCGGCCAGTGGCAGACCGGGAATCCCAATCCAGGCAACGCGGCGCAGGTCACACATCCCGCTGATGCGGCCAGCAACCCGCTGCGCACGCTGACCGTGCAGTTCTCGAATATGGATCCGCATGTCGGACAGATGCTTGAATTGCGAATCGTGGACAAGTCCACCGGATTGGAAGCCGGGCGGGCGATGGTGTCAAGTATTTCGGGTGGGAGCTTCAACGTTGCCATACCGACCGCCGTGGACGGCCGGAGCTACTGGGTGGATTTCTTTGCGGACGTGAATAGAAACGGTTTCTACGATCCGCCGCCTACGGATCACGCCTGGCGAATCTCCGCCGACGTGAGCGGAGCGACGTCGGTCAGTTTCATGCACAATACCAACTTCACGGATATTCAGTGGGTCTATGCCGTGACTTTGAATGCGCAGGGTATGACCCCTCATCAAGGGCAGCTCTTCGAGCTGCGGGTGGTGGACAGCAACACGGGAATGGAGGTCGGCCGCAAGCGCGTGGAGATCGTTCCGGGAGCGAACTTCTCGGTCATGGTTCCCGGGATCATGCGGAACGGAAACTACGACGTGGACTTCTATGCCGACTTGAACCGTGACGACCGCTATAGCGGGACTCCCACCGACCACGCGTGGCGGCTGAGCTTCGCGAACACCACCGGTGACGTGACGCTTGACTTTTCGCACAACACGAGCTTCACCGACGTGATGTGGGAGTATCTGTTCCAGATCAATATGCTGTCCATGAATCCGCACCTCGGACAGCTTTTCGAGCTGCGAGTCGTGGATCAATCGAGTGACACGGAAATCGGCCGCACGAGCCTGCCGGAAGTGGCCGTAGCCAACTATACGGTTTCGGTTCCGGGGATGGCTCTGAACGGAAGCTACCGCGCGGATTTCTATGCCGACCTGAACGGAAACGGAACCTATGACGCGCCGCCCACCGATCACGCGTGGCGGCAACTGTTCCAGAATCCCGCCGGAAATGCGGTGGTGAATTTCAGCCACAACACGAACTTCACCGACATCGGCTGGCCGGTGCTGGCCGCCGACGATCCGGTGGCGGGATCCTCGCTGCCCGAAGCGTTCGCTCTGGAACAGAATTACCCGAATCCCTTCAATCCCTCGACCAACATCGCCTTCGATCTTGCCGAGCCGGGGCTGGTGCGACTCAGCGTTTTCAATATTCTGGGTGAACACGTAGCCGAGCTCGCGCGCGGGCCGATGGCGGCGGGACGGCATTTGGTAAGTTTCGACGGATCGGGTTTGGCCACCGGAATGTATGTCTATCGGCTGGAGGTTGACGGCTGGGCCGCTGAGAGAAGGATGATGCTGACGAAGTAGTCGTGACTACTCTGAGACGGATGAGGACGGCCCAGCCGTGTTTCTTGAAGGGCGAGCGCTTTGCTCGCCCTTTGTTATTTCACGAGTTCCCGCATTGGGCCACTTGTACCCGCCATTGCCTTGCCGCCTTTCAATTTCGGAAGAATCTTGTATATTGTGTGGTTAGGAATTTCCGCCGGAATTGCGAGAGACGGACTTGCCCTTAGACCTCGGCCCCAACAAGTGGCGGATTTTGCGCGAGCGGCTGCCCAAACTCTATGGGCTTCTCGATCCCTGCCGGCTCTGTCCGCGAAGATGCGGCGTGCATCGAACGAGCGGAGAACTCGGCGAGTGCGGGATGGGCGGAGAGCTGATGGTGTCGTCGGTGGGACTGCATTTCGGGGAAGAATCGCCGATCTCCGGTCATCGCGGTTCGGGAACGATCTTTCTGTCCGGCTGCAACCTCCACTGCGTGTTCTGCCAGAACTGGACGATCAGTCAGCTTGCCGAGGGCGAACGAGTGACTGTTGCTGAGCTGGCTGAAGCGATGCTCGGGCTGGAGCGGAGCGGAGCGCACAACATCAACTGGGTTTCGCCGACCCACATGGTGCCGATGCTGATGGAGGCCTTTTGTCTGGCGGGAGAACACGGCCTGTCCATTCCGCTGGTGTACAATTCGGGCGGCTATGACAGTCTCGAAGTACTGAAACTCCTGGATGGAATGGTGGACGTGTACATGCCGGACATGAAGTATGGAGACGCGGCGGTTGCAAGGCGTTTGTCCGGCGTAGAAGATTATCCTGCGCACAATCAGGCTGCCATAAGGGAAATGTATCGGCAGGTGGAGCCGCTCCAGCTTGATGCGAGCGGTGTGGCCGTGTGCGGGCTGCTCATTCGGCATCTCGTTCTGCCCGAAAATCAAGCCGGAAGCGAAGCGGTGTTTACGTTTCTTGATGAGGAACTTCCCGGTCCGGTGGACGTGAACGTGATGGCTCAGTACCATCCCTGTCATCTGGCATGGGAACATCCTGAGCTGGAGCGTTGCCCAAGCCGCGATGAATTTCAAGCGGCTCTCCGTCTGGCACGGTCGAAATCCTCGATTCGCATCGTGGATTGATACGGCTTATGCGTTACGTCAGTTGCTATCGTGATTCCCGCACGCTGCGCGCCGCTTTCACGGCGGTGCAGGTGATGGTGCTGGTGGCTCCCGTGTCCATCATCGCCTTTGTCGTCATCACGCTTCACAATCTCCGCCTGGACTGGCGGGCGCTGCCGAGCCGGGTCTGGTGGTTGCTGGCGATCATGCTCATACTGAGCTTGACGGTGTACATACTCGTCCGGCAGTTCTTCCGGCGGCATCTCACACTCACCGTAGACGTGACCGCCGAGGGAATTCATCACCTGGCTCCCCCGCCCGTCCGGACGATTCTCTGGCGGGACATGGTGCTGGTTCGTCGCATTCCCTACGGTAAGGGAATTGTCGCCCTGCAACTGCGAACGCGCACTCAGCGATACACGCTCTCACCCCAGCTGGTTCCCGATTCGCCCGATGCGCCGCGTTTGCGGGTAGGGCCGCGGGGACAATTCTGGGAGTATCCCAGCGGCGAGGTCGAGCCTTGCGATCTGAAGCACAGCTATGCCTATCGCCTCATCCGTGAGCATCGCCCCGACTTGCTTTCCCGGTAGCATCTTTCCTCCCTTTAGCAAAGGGGGGGATGAAGGGGGATCGCAAGAAGACCTGAAAAACCACTCCCGGTGGTGACTCTCCAGAGTCACCCCACCATACTCGATCCCAACCCCTGCTGTCCCATGTTCAAGAAATTCACTCTCACGCACTGGATATTTCTGGGGATCGCGCTCGGCATTCTCGGCGGCTGGCTGATCGGCGAGCCGATTCAACCCATTGCCCAGCCGGTGGGGGACATCTTTCTGCGGCTGCTCAAGATGATCATCGTTCCGCTGATCGTGTCCTCGATCATGGCCGGAGTGCTCGGTATCGGCGATACCCGCAACCTCGGACGGCTGGGCGGCAAGACGATCCTCTACTATCTCTTTACCAGCACGATTGCGATTCTGACCGGACTGGTGCTCATCAACATCGTGCGGCCGGGCGTAGGTGCGGACATCGAGTTGCAGGCCACGCCCGAACTGGGAGTGACCGATTCGAGCACGGTGTGGGGACTCATTCTGCGTCTGGTTCCCGAGAATCCCATCCGCGCAATGGCCGAAGGCGACATGCTGGCGGTGATCTTCTTCACGCTACTGTTCGGGGTGTTCGTGACGCAGCTTCCCGAGCGCGGCCGCATGTACTTCAAGGACCTCTTCGACAACATCTTTGAAGTGATGATGAAGATGACGCGGTTCGTGATCTGGTTCGCGCCGCTGGGAGTCTTTGGCCTCATCGCGAACATCGTCGCCACCACCGGTTTTTCCGCGTTCGGTTCGCTGCTCAGGTTTTTCGTCACCGTGCTCTTCGCGTTGCTGTTCCACGCGCTGGTCACCCTGCCGCTGTTGATACGGATCTTCGGCAAGGTTCGGCACCCCTACCGGCATTTGCGGGCGATGACGGAAGCGCTGCTCACCGCGTTTTCAACCGCTTCATCGAACGCTACGCTGCCCGTGACAATGCGCTGCGTCGAGGACAACTCGGGGGTGTCGAATCGCATCTCGTCGTTCGTGCTTCCCATCGGTGCCACGGTGAACATGGACGGCACGGCGCTCTACGAGTGCGTGGTGGCCATGTTCATCGCGCAGGTCTATGGAATCGAACTGACGTTTCTTCAGCAGTGGATCGTGGTGTTCGTAGCGCTCTTGACTTCCATCGGCGTAGCCGGAGTTCCAATGGCGTCGCTGGTGGCGATTGCCATTATTCTCAAGGCGGTGGGATTGCCGCTCGAGGGAATCGGACTGGTGCTGGTCACCGATCGCGTGCTCGACATGGTGCGCACGACGGTGAACATCTGGTCGGATTCGTGCGGCGCGGTCGTCATCGCTCGTACCGAAGGAGAAGAGACGAAGCTGATATGAAGAGACAATTCGCAAGATGGATTCTCGGTATCTGCTCTGCATCTCTGATTCTCGTTTCACTCTCAGATGAAGCGCGGGCAGAGCAATCACCGGCTCCAATCCGCGTGGTGACGTCCACCACGATTATCGCCGACGTCATGCGGAACGTCGGCGGAGAATTCACGGACGTGACTTCGCTGCTTCCGGCGGGAGCCAATCCCCACAGTTTCGAGCCGACACCGGCCGACGTATCGCGATTAATCAATGCATCGGTGGTGTTCCTGAACGGACTGGGACTCGAACAGTCCTTTGAGCCGCTGATCGCCGGAGCCGGTAGACAGGTGCGAGTCGTTGATCTGTCCAAGAATCTGCCAGCGCGAACGCTCGATCACGGGGAGCATGACCATCACGATCACTCCACCGGTCTCGATCCGCACGTATGGCTCGATCCGACTCTCGTCATTGCCTGGATTGAAGAGACCGTGCGCGTTCTGAGCGAACTTGATCCGCGGCACGCCGACCATTACCGCGCGAATGCGGATTCCTACCAGAAGGAACTGCATGAGCTCGATACATGGATCGGCGAGAAGGTCGCTCAAATTCCGCCTGCGAATCGAAAAATCGTGAGCGATCACGACATGTTCGGCTATTTCTGCGAGCGCTACGGATTCGAGCGGGTGGGCGCGATCATTCCCGGTTTCAGCACGCTCTCCGAGCCTTCGGCGCGCGAGTTGGCCTCATTGGAAGATGCGATTCGCAAATTGAAAGTGAAGGCGGTCTTCGTCGGCAACACGGTCAATCCGACGCTGGCCAGGCGCGTTTCCGAAGACACGCACACAAAGTTGATAACGCTTTACACCGGCTCGCTGACTGATTCCACAGGCACTGCGCCCGACTACATCGCCTACATGCGCTACAACGTGACGGCCATCGTCAATGCACTCAAATAGCGACGCTTCGACCTTTCCTCGTGGGGTCTCTCCAGCGGCCCCCGTTCGGCAAAGATCGCTTGAAAGGGTGACTCTGGAGAGTCACCACTGGGTGGAAGTCATTCTGATATTCTCTGATATGAAAACAACAAGGGATTCATGACCACGGTATTCCAACGTTTGAGTCGTTCGCTGGGTCTGCGATTCAGTCCGCACGTGCACGGCGCGCCGATCATTCGCGTCCGCGATCTGCGCGTGGAATATGACGGCAACGTCGCGCTGGAAAGCGTCTCCTTCGAGATCCAGCGCGGCGATCGGGTGGCGGTGGTGGGTCCCAACGGCGCGGGCAAAACCACGCTACTCAAGGCGATCTCCGGCGTGATCCGTTCCGCGAGCGGCAGTATCGAGGTGTTCGGCAACGAACCGGAGGGACACATCTGTATCGGCTACGTTCCGCAGCGGAGTCAGATTGACTGGAATTTTCCGGTGAACGTGGCCGACATGGTGATGATGGGGCGGATCAGCAAGATGGGGTTTCTGCGCAATCCGCGGCCTTCCGATTGGAATCACGTGCGGCGCGGACTCGAACAGGTGGGACTTTCCGATCTGGCGAAGCGGCGGATCAATCAGCTCTCGGGCGGGCAGCAGCAACGCATCTTCATTGCCCGCGCGCTGGCGCAGGAAGCCGAGCTTCTGCTCCTCGACGAACCGTTCAGCGGGCTCGACGCCGCCGCGCAGCAGAGCATCTTCGAGATTCTTGAACAACTCGGCGAGCAGGGTGTGACGATTCTGGTTTCTTTGCACGATCTGAATCTTGCTTCGCGGAGATTCGGCAAGGTGATGCTTCTACATCATCGTATGCTCGGTTTCGGCGCGGCGGCGGAGGTGCTGACCTCGAAGAATCTCATGGCGGCTTACGGCGGACACTTGCATATGGTGGAAACGGAAAGCGGGACATTGGCGGTGAGCGACACGCACTGCGAAGGCTGCGAGTAGCGCGATGCTCGATCTACTCTTAGAACCATTGCGCTATCCGTTCATGGTGCGCGGCCTCATGGCGGCGGCGATGGTGGGAGTGGTGTGCGCGGTAGTGGGAACGTACGTCGTCTTGCGCGGGCTCGCGTTCTACGGAGACGCGCTGGCGCATACGATTTTGCCGGGCGTGGCGGTAGGCTATCTGATCGGCGGCGGCGAGCGCAAGCCGCTCTTCTGGTGGGCGATGCTGGCGGCACTCGTGAGCGCGCTGGGAATCGGTCTCATCGCGCGCACGGCCCGGCTCAAGGAAGACACGGCGGTGGGGATCGTGTTCGCGGGGATGTTTGCGGTGGGAATCGCGGTGATCTCGACGGTGCGGAACTACGCGGTGGATCTCACGCACTTCCTGTTCGGCGATATTCTCGGCGTGGCGGCGGGAGATTTATGGCTGATCGGCGGTTTCAGTGCGGTGATCGTGCTGACGGTGCTCGCGCTCTACAAAGAGTTCATGGTCGTTTCGTTCGATCCGGTACTGGCAACCACGCTCCGTCTGCCCGCCAAATTGCTCGACTTTCTGCTCTTGGTTCTCATTGCGATGGCGATAGTGGTCTCGCTGCAGACGGTGGGGATTGCGTTGATGGTGGCGATGCTGGTGACTCCGGCGGCGACGGCCTATCTCCTCGTACAACGACTGCCCTCAATGATGGCACTGTCGGCATTGATTGCGGTACTGTCAGGCGTGATCGGACTCTACGTATCGTACTTCGTGGGGATCGCATCGGGAGCGGCGATTGTGCTGGTGGCGACGGCTTTTTTCGGGATGGCGTGGCTGGCGCGGATCGTTGTACGAAGATAGATTCCGGCGGAGACATTGTTCCTGCTCGGCGGTGAAAGGTATCACCCTTTGGGGTGGTTTTTTCTTGTGTTACAGGCAGTTAGTTCGGAATCAGGGTCGAAATGTTTTTTGACCAAACGAACTTCGTAACCAGATGAAAAAGCTGAAATACTGAAAGGCTGAAAGGCTGAAAAACAGGAGGATATTGGCAGAAAACCGCCGTTTTTCGATGTCGCTTGGTGAATTCATGGGAAGAAAGGAAGGGCGGGCGAGAAGCCGAGGGTGATGCTGATAATTTAGTCGCTGACAGAGGGAAAGTCAAGGAAAACTGAAAATTTGTTCAAGCGACGGTAACGGCTGGGATTGGGCGGAATTGGCATTGGAGATAGCGGGTGGTGGTGGTATGTGAGGAGGTCTGTAGTAATAGAATTCGCTTAGGCTTTAGATTCAGATATTCCCAAGGGCAGATTATGCTGAGGTTATATCAATCATCGGAACACAGGAGATTATTTTTTTTAGAATTAGGATCATGGATGATATGTTCAGAGATATAGTTAGTTTTTGTTGACAATCATCTGAAATTTGTGTATAGTGAAAACCTCATCTCTTAGGGAAACCTTCCTGCATTGAAGACTGGCAGTTTGTTCTTGCTGATGTTCCAAGACACTCTGCATTATACGCGTCTTCTTCCATGAAACCTACTGGTTGGATAGTTGTCCTAGCCCTACCGGAATTGTAGCCTGCTACAATCTTATGGTCGGGCTTTCTTTTTGCACTTGGAAATCACCAATACGGTTGCACTATAGGGAAGTAATAGGTAATGCGTGGGCATCGTGTATTTGATCCGATTTACGGGTACGTGCATCTGACCGATTCTGAATTTCGTCTAATTCGGTCTCCTCTGTTTCAGCGGCTTAACCTAATCCGTCAGCTCGGATTTGTGAATGTCATGTTTCCGAGTGCAACACACACACGACTAAGCCACTCGCTCGGCGTGCTCCATATGGCTCAGCGAATGATCGATTCGGTTAACAAGAACGAACACAAGGCGGAGCAAGGAGACATCATCACGCCGAAGGATGCTGCAATTATACGATTTGCAGCTCTGCTTCACGATATTGGACACTTACCATTCTCACACGTTGGTGAACAAGCCTACTCTGCAGTGTTGGACGACTCATTATCTCGCAACGTTGATGTCGGGGATAAAGTTGGATTCAAAACAACAGATGCAATCCGCCTAACATCGGGGAATCTCCACGAGCAGCTGTCTGCACGAATAATCCGAGAAGACAAGGAGATTGGAGAAGCATTCAAAGAGTATAATTCTTCCGCACCCCCGCGGGAACGCATCGACAAAGATGAAGTTGCGGCGCTCATAGAAGACACCTCGACAGATCAGAAGTCCTTTCTCAAATCATTTATTCATTCTGCAATTGATGCTGACAGACTGGATTTCCTTAGTCGAGACTCGTATTTCGTGGGAAGTAATTATGGCCGCGTTGAGACCGAGACAATCATCAGGAAACTGCGGTTTGTCCAAGTCAAGGAAGGAAGAACACCTGCGGAGGAGTGGTGGGAATTATGTCTGGATTCGGATGCTGGGCTTGTAGCAGATCATTTTCTCCTTTCTCGGTTCTACTGGTATGCAATGTTGCTTGGCCAGCCACGCATCCTTTATCTCGATCTATTAACGAAGAACGTGATGAAGTATCTCATCAATACGAATAGAATCTGCTGCATAGATCAACTTGACAAATTGACAATAGCCATAAGAGAAAAGAGGCATATGCATGAGTTCATGGAATTGCAGGATTCTGGTGTTATTATGGCGATGCGTAGATGTCATAATGAATGGGACGGCAATGACTCAATATCGGAGTTAGAAAAGGAACTGGATACAGCGATCAAGGTCCTGATGGGCGGGAACCTTGCGCATATGTTTTTGCGAAAACAAGGCCTCATGGAACACAAGGAATACCAAGACACATTTGATTCCTCTCGTCTTCACGAAGCTGAGAAATGCGCGACCGAGGAATTGCGCAAACAAGAGAAGATCGACAAATCGCGAGCCTTTGTAAAATTTGTTCACAAGGCAAGAAACCTGCACGTATGGGCACCTGATTGCAGGGGGGCTGAATTCGAAGAGGATTGGCGTGACCATGTACTAATAAAATGCGATCGTGACGGCCATCCAAAGTGTGTGCCAATCCAGCTAGCTAACACAAATGTTCTACACAGAATCGGTCTTTCTCGTATACAGGATGGGAACAAACCAAAGGAAAAATCTTCGCTTGTGAGCGTCAGCTTCGCAACATTCATCCTATGGCCATCAACGATCAAGGAGGATCAATACTCGGGAATAGAAGAAATTTTGAACAAGTACTTTGGCGAATTAACACAACCTTTTCATGAGGAGCTCGTCAATGGATAGCAAGGGACTTCTTCTGCGGCTGACACTCGATGCGTTACGCGACGCTGGCGTCTTCACGAATATTGATAATTTCGAAGGCCGCAAGAACGTTCAGAAATCACTTTACCTGCTACAAGAGAATCGGCTCCCTTATGGGTACTTCTTTGGCTGGTACCTACGAGGCCCATACTCCAGTGGCCTGGCGAATGACTACTTCAAGGTGGCGGAGGACCAAAGCGATAGATACACGAAGCTCGCAAAGGATAAGACCCTATCTGAAAGCATTAGAGACAAAATAAAGCAACTGGTATCCCTCTTAAAAAGTGATAATTGGCAACTTAAAGATCAGTTAGAAGCTGCAGCATCTGCCCGGTTTATAATGGTGTCTGAATCACGCGATGCGCAGTCTTCGGTAGCAGAACTCAGAAAGCGCAAGCCTGGGTTACCGTTTGATGAGGGGAAGGTATTGGCATGCCTCAATTCATTAGAGCCCGTCAGTGATGCGAGGGGGAATGGGCATTCGGGACAGCAGGACACTCCCTAATCTCATCATCGAACGTAGCAAATCTAACCTAAGACCGACAGCGGATTAGCAAGAAACCCACATGTTTCGGCATGTGGGTTTCTTTATCTCTGGGGCATTTAGTCTTTCATCTCTATTATCAAGCGAGTTCGCCGATATAAGGGTTTTCCGCGGTCACTTTAAGCAGGTGAAGGGATACCTCGCGCGGCTACTTTTTCTTTTATAAGGGCACGGCATG includes:
- a CDS encoding sodium ion-translocating decarboxylase subunit beta, producing the protein MELLGATGFAHLNFGNAVMLLIGGVLIFLAITKGFEPYLLIPIGFGALMANLPLGHMAAGMGVEEGLLQFVYKHGVKTEFLPPVIFLGVGVLTDFRPLLSRPYTFLLGAAAQLGIFVAALIAFYWAGFTIQESASIGIIGGADGPTSIFLTVQLAPHLLGAVAVAAYSYMSLVPIIQPPIMRLLTTRSERAIAMPLARPVSRTSVILFPIVTGVIAILGVPSSAPLIGMLMFGNLLRECGVTERLRKTGGTSLVDIVTIFLGLAVGATMAAENFLRLETIKILVLGAVAFAFSTAGGVLFGKLMNVFVRPEKRINPCIGAAGVSAVPMSARVVQKFVSDSTDGKVNPLMAAMGPNVAGVVGSAVAAGVFLQLLK
- a CDS encoding radical SAM protein; translated protein: MRERLPKLYGLLDPCRLCPRRCGVHRTSGELGECGMGGELMVSSVGLHFGEESPISGHRGSGTIFLSGCNLHCVFCQNWTISQLAEGERVTVAELAEAMLGLERSGAHNINWVSPTHMVPMLMEAFCLAGEHGLSIPLVYNSGGYDSLEVLKLLDGMVDVYMPDMKYGDAAVARRLSGVEDYPAHNQAAIREMYRQVEPLQLDASGVAVCGLLIRHLVLPENQAGSEAVFTFLDEELPGPVDVNVMAQYHPCHLAWEHPELERCPSRDEFQAALRLARSKSSIRIVD
- a CDS encoding dicarboxylate/amino acid:cation symporter; translated protein: MFKKFTLTHWIFLGIALGILGGWLIGEPIQPIAQPVGDIFLRLLKMIIVPLIVSSIMAGVLGIGDTRNLGRLGGKTILYYLFTSTIAILTGLVLINIVRPGVGADIELQATPELGVTDSSTVWGLILRLVPENPIRAMAEGDMLAVIFFTLLFGVFVTQLPERGRMYFKDLFDNIFEVMMKMTRFVIWFAPLGVFGLIANIVATTGFSAFGSLLRFFVTVLFALLFHALVTLPLLIRIFGKVRHPYRHLRAMTEALLTAFSTASSNATLPVTMRCVEDNSGVSNRISSFVLPIGATVNMDGTALYECVVAMFIAQVYGIELTFLQQWIVVFVALLTSIGVAGVPMASLVAIAIILKAVGLPLEGIGLVLVTDRVLDMVRTTVNIWSDSCGAVVIARTEGEETKLI
- a CDS encoding metal ABC transporter permease; amino-acid sequence: MLDLLLEPLRYPFMVRGLMAAAMVGVVCAVVGTYVVLRGLAFYGDALAHTILPGVAVGYLIGGGERKPLFWWAMLAALVSALGIGLIARTARLKEDTAVGIVFAGMFAVGIAVISTVRNYAVDLTHFLFGDILGVAAGDLWLIGGFSAVIVLTVLALYKEFMVVSFDPVLATTLRLPAKLLDFLLLVLIAMAIVVSLQTVGIALMVAMLVTPAATAYLLVQRLPSMMALSALIAVLSGVIGLYVSYFVGIASGAAIVLVATAFFGMAWLARIVVRR
- a CDS encoding metal ABC transporter substrate-binding protein gives rise to the protein MKRQFARWILGICSASLILVSLSDEARAEQSPAPIRVVTSTTIIADVMRNVGGEFTDVTSLLPAGANPHSFEPTPADVSRLINASVVFLNGLGLEQSFEPLIAGAGRQVRVVDLSKNLPARTLDHGEHDHHDHSTGLDPHVWLDPTLVIAWIEETVRVLSELDPRHADHYRANADSYQKELHELDTWIGEKVAQIPPANRKIVSDHDMFGYFCERYGFERVGAIIPGFSTLSEPSARELASLEDAIRKLKVKAVFVGNTVNPTLARRVSEDTHTKLITLYTGSLTDSTGTAPDYIAYMRYNVTAIVNALK
- a CDS encoding T9SS type A sorting domain-containing protein, translated to MRSLSQFFLIVAATAFVISPVSARSFRVAQIPNGSVLNCSACHVNAGGGGTRNAFGQLVERSFLVGDNVQWSPLLAGLDADGDGVSNGVELRDRFGQWQTGNPNPGNAAQVTHPADAASNPLRTLTVQFSNMDPHVGQMLELRIVDKSTGLEAGRAMVSSISGGSFNVAIPTAVDGRSYWVDFFADVNRNGFYDPPPTDHAWRISADVSGATSVSFMHNTNFTDIQWVYAVTLNAQGMTPHQGQLFELRVVDSNTGMEVGRKRVEIVPGANFSVMVPGIMRNGNYDVDFYADLNRDDRYSGTPTDHAWRLSFANTTGDVTLDFSHNTSFTDVMWEYLFQINMLSMNPHLGQLFELRVVDQSSDTEIGRTSLPEVAVANYTVSVPGMALNGSYRADFYADLNGNGTYDAPPTDHAWRQLFQNPAGNAVVNFSHNTNFTDIGWPVLAADDPVAGSSLPEAFALEQNYPNPFNPSTNIAFDLAEPGLVRLSVFNILGEHVAELARGPMAAGRHLVSFDGSGLATGMYVYRLEVDGWAAERRMMLTK
- a CDS encoding metal ABC transporter ATP-binding protein, producing the protein MTTVFQRLSRSLGLRFSPHVHGAPIIRVRDLRVEYDGNVALESVSFEIQRGDRVAVVGPNGAGKTTLLKAISGVIRSASGSIEVFGNEPEGHICIGYVPQRSQIDWNFPVNVADMVMMGRISKMGFLRNPRPSDWNHVRRGLEQVGLSDLAKRRINQLSGGQQQRIFIARALAQEAELLLLDEPFSGLDAAAQQSIFEILEQLGEQGVTILVSLHDLNLASRRFGKVMLLHHRMLGFGAAAEVLTSKNLMAAYGGHLHMVETESGTLAVSDTHCEGCE